A genomic stretch from Ketobacter sp. MCCC 1A13808 includes:
- a CDS encoding gamma-glutamylcyclotransferase encodes MPANTIETNQMMTQFSEQKTLWLFGYGSLIYKADFPYLQRQPARIMNWSRRFWQGSHDHRGTPEKPGRVVTLIEDPGRVCEGMAYLITPEEFLHLDHREKNGYLRLATEILFRDDSCVNGVMYIASAENSAYLGPASEQEIAVHIANSEGPSGKNADYLLQLADALRELDEKDDHVFAIEQYLQTIQSEKN; translated from the coding sequence ATGCCGGCAAATACGATCGAAACGAATCAGATGATGACGCAATTTTCTGAGCAGAAGACCCTGTGGCTATTTGGTTACGGTTCATTGATTTACAAAGCCGACTTTCCTTATCTTCAGCGCCAACCGGCGCGCATAATGAATTGGTCCAGACGTTTTTGGCAAGGCTCGCACGATCATCGGGGCACCCCAGAGAAACCGGGGCGGGTGGTGACATTAATTGAAGATCCGGGACGGGTCTGCGAGGGCATGGCGTATCTCATCACCCCAGAAGAATTTCTCCACCTGGATCATCGCGAAAAAAATGGTTACTTAAGGCTGGCGACCGAGATTCTGTTTCGTGATGATTCCTGCGTGAATGGCGTTATGTATATTGCATCAGCGGAGAACAGCGCTTATCTGGGACCAGCGTCCGAACAGGAAATCGCGGTTCATATTGCCAATTCAGAAGGACCCAGTGGTAAGAACGCGGATTATCTTTTGCAGCTCGCAGATGCATTGCGGGAACTGGATGAAAAAGACGATCATGTGTTTGCGATTGAACAGTATTTGCAGACTATTCAATCCGAAAAAAATTAA